One segment of Camelus bactrianus isolate YW-2024 breed Bactrian camel chromosome 27, ASM4877302v1, whole genome shotgun sequence DNA contains the following:
- the MRPL46 gene encoding large ribosomal subunit protein mL46 isoform X1 has protein sequence MAAPIKRTVLGVARGWRRFEGPWPRSLGSRSLALAAAPSSSGSPWRLMGALCLQRPPLVSKPLTPLQEEMAALLQQFEIERSLYSDHELRALDEAQQLEKRKSDLYEEEEDERNILLAQDLEDMWEQKFLQFKPGARITEADEKNDQTSLHRKLDRNLILLIKEKLGDQDLWMLPQAEWQPGETLRQTAERSLANLSENNMEAKFLGNAPCGHYKFKFPQAVRTESRLGAKIFFFKALLLTGDFSQAGKKGHHVWVSKEELDDYLKPKYLAQVKRFLLDL, from the exons ATGGCAGCGCCCATAAAGCGGACTGTGTTAGGGGTGGCGAGAGGCTGGCGGCGTTTCGAGGGCCCCTGGCCCCGTAGCCTGGGTTCTCGCAGCCTGGCCCTTGCTGCCGCGCCCTCGAGCAGCGGGTCTCCATGGCGCCTGATGGGCGCGTTGTGCCTGCAGCGGCCACCTCTCGTCTCGAAGCCGCTGACCCCCTTGCAGGAAGAGATGGCGGCTCTGCTGCAGCAG TTCGAGATAGAGAGAAGTCTGTATTCAGATCATGAGCTTCGAGCTTTGGATGAAGCCCAGCAactggaaaagaggaaaagtgacctttatgaagaagaagaagatgagcGAAATATATTGCTGGCTCAGGATTTGGAAGACATGTGGGAGCAGAAATTCCTACAGTTCAAACCTGGGGCTCGAATAACAG AAGCCGATGAAAAGAATGACCAAACCTCATTGCACCGCAAACTGGACAGGAACCTTATTCTGTTGATAAAAGAGAAGCTTGGAGACCAGGATCTGTGGATGCTGCCACAGGCAGAGTGGCAGCCTGGGGAGACCCTGCGACAAACAGCTGAGCGAAGCCTGGCGAACCTCTCAG aaaACAACATGGAAGCCAAGTTCCTGGGAAATGCACCCTGTGGCCACTACAAGTTCAAGTTCCCCCAGGCAGTGCGGACAGAGAGCAGGCTTGGggccaaaatattcttctttaaaGCACTACTACTAACTGGAGACTTTTCCCAGGCCGGGAAGAAGGGCCATCATGTATGGGTCAGTAAGGAGGAGCTGGATGACTATTTGAAACCAAAATACCTGGCCCAGGTTAAGAGGTTTCTCTTGGACCTCTGA
- the MRPL46 gene encoding large ribosomal subunit protein mL46 isoform X2 has translation MAAPIKRTVLGVARGWRRFEGPWPRSLGSRSLALAAAPSSSGSPWRLMGALCLQRPPLVSKPLTPLQEEMAALLQQFEIERSLYSDHELRALDEAQQLEKRKSDLYEEEEDERNILLAQDLEDMWEQKFLQFKPGARITEADEKNDQTSLHRKLDRNLILLIKEKLGDQDLWMLPQAEWQPGETLRQTAERSLANLSASDPAESRSSGL, from the exons ATGGCAGCGCCCATAAAGCGGACTGTGTTAGGGGTGGCGAGAGGCTGGCGGCGTTTCGAGGGCCCCTGGCCCCGTAGCCTGGGTTCTCGCAGCCTGGCCCTTGCTGCCGCGCCCTCGAGCAGCGGGTCTCCATGGCGCCTGATGGGCGCGTTGTGCCTGCAGCGGCCACCTCTCGTCTCGAAGCCGCTGACCCCCTTGCAGGAAGAGATGGCGGCTCTGCTGCAGCAG TTCGAGATAGAGAGAAGTCTGTATTCAGATCATGAGCTTCGAGCTTTGGATGAAGCCCAGCAactggaaaagaggaaaagtgacctttatgaagaagaagaagatgagcGAAATATATTGCTGGCTCAGGATTTGGAAGACATGTGGGAGCAGAAATTCCTACAGTTCAAACCTGGGGCTCGAATAACAG AAGCCGATGAAAAGAATGACCAAACCTCATTGCACCGCAAACTGGACAGGAACCTTATTCTGTTGATAAAAGAGAAGCTTGGAGACCAGGATCTGTGGATGCTGCCACAGGCAGAGTGGCAGCCTGGGGAGACCCTGCGACAAACAGCTGAGCGAAGCCTGGCGAACCTCTCAG CTAGTGACCCGGCTGAGTCTAGAAGCTCGGGGCTCTGA